A single window of Gambusia affinis linkage group LG18, SWU_Gaff_1.0, whole genome shotgun sequence DNA harbors:
- the ripk3 gene encoding receptor-interacting serine/threonine-protein kinase 3 isoform X1 produces the protein MELQNTPALKVVKDTDLEGWEVIGSGGFGQIYKAKHRQWCFDVAIKLLHYDDGKSQDLLRELDMMHQGSNRHVLQVIGIFKGKSPSSGSSIQLGLVMDFMERGSLANLQQTLQGPPPWPLAFRLTHQIALGINFLHSLSPPVLHLDLKPSNVLLDSDLNAKLTDFGLARFSSSITRSSKRDSEDPGGTMRYMPPEAFDTSYNPTRASDIYSFGILLWSIATGKKPYPNAMSAIVPIRIPRGDRPSLDDIRCTDARVAGLTRLIDLMQDCWRSNPKQRPSSHKCTTVMEELFKMHRPAIHDAVHQVLQKLDQNEKERITHGMTKLSVTETSAEPVRAAAANICDSVRTGPPPVQEIAGSWPGNQGDNAAVDGPSPGWATNLCDADQARQAADPEMKSSSVEPTQPAHSTSNGKAKNQPLLPLCQRQFSSPGILNIHCSSVTGLQFGNNNKMHINLPGSSERKRHPTAPSTVSSSQHRTSTANP, from the exons ATGGAGCTGCAAAACACACCTGCTTTGAAAGTGGTTAAAGACACTGATCTAGAGGGCTGGGAGGTGATCGGATCCGGAGGATTCGGACAGATCTACAAAGCCAAACACCGGCAGTGGTGCTTCGATGTGGCCATTAAGCTGCTTCATTACGACGACGG CAAAAGCCAGGATCTGCTGCGTGAACTGGACATGATGCATCAAGGATCCAACCGCCACGTCCTACAAGTCATTGGGATTTTTAAGGGTAAATCGCCTTCCTCAGGGTCGTCAATTCAGCTGGGGTTGGTCATGGATTTCATGGAGCGAGGATCATTGGCTAACCTCCAG CAAACTTTACAAGGACCCCCGCCCTGGCCACTGGCTTTCAGACTGACTCACCAGATAGCTCTGGGTATCAACTTCCTCCACAGTCTCTCCCCTCCTGTGCTGCACTTGGACCTGAAGCCCAGTAATGTGCTGCTGGACTCGGATTTAAACGCCAAG CTTACAGATTTTGGCCTCGCCAGGTTTTCCAGCAGCATCACTCGATCTTCCAAGAGGGACAGCGAAGATCCAGGCGGGACCATGAGATACATGCCTCCAGAGGCGTTTGACACTTCATACAATCCCACACGGGCCTCTGACATCTACAG CTTCGGTATACTGCTGTGGTCCATTGCAACAGGAAAAAAACCATATCCAA ATGCCATGTCCGCCATAGTGCCTATCCGCATCCCCAGGGGAGACCGTCCTTCTCTGGATGACATCAGGTGTACGGATGCCAGAGTGGCGGGACTGACGAGACTCATCGATCTCATGCAGGATTGTTGGCGCTCAAATCCCAAACAAAGGCCTTCCTCCCACA AATGCACAACTGTGATGGAAGAACTATTCAAGATGCACAGACCCGCAATTCACGATGCCGTCCACCAAGTCCTGCAGAAACTG gaccaaaatgaaaaagaaaggattacacatgggatgacaaAGCTTTCCGTTACTGAGACTTCAG cagaaccggtcagagctgcagcagcaaacatTTGTGACAGTGTGCGGACAGGACCGCCGCCGGTTCAG GAAATAGCCGGTTCTTGGCCAGGAAATCAAGGAGACAACGCAGCAGTCGACG gtcCATCACCTGGTTGGGCTACAAATCTGTGTGATGCTGATCAGGCCCGCCAAGCAGCAGACCCTGAAATGAAGTCGTCCTCCGTGGAACCCACTCAACCTGCTCATTCGACGTCCAACGGCAAAGCAAAAAATCAGCCTCTGTTACCTCTGTGTCAG CGTCAGTTTTCCAGCCCTGGCATTTTAAACATTCACTGCTCCAGTGTGACTGGACTGCAGtttggaaacaacaacaaaatgcacATCAACCTCCCTGGCTCCTCCGAGAGAAAGAGGCACCCGACGGCGCCATCTACTGTTAGCTCCTCACAACACCGCACAAGTACAGCTAATCCATAG
- the ripk3 gene encoding receptor-interacting serine/threonine-protein kinase 3 isoform X2 translates to MELQNTPALKVVKDTDLEGWEVIGSGGFGQIYKAKHRQWCFDVAIKLLHYDDGKSQDLLRELDMMHQGSNRHVLQVIGIFKGKSPSSGSSIQLGLVMDFMERGSLANLQQTLQGPPPWPLAFRLTHQIALGINFLHSLSPPVLHLDLKPSNVLLDSDLNAKLTDFGLARFSSSITRSSKRDSEDPGGTMRYMPPEAFDTSYNPTRASDIYSFGILLWSIATGKKPYPNAMSAIVPIRIPRGDRPSLDDIRCTDARVAGLTRLIDLMQDCWRSNPKQRPSSHKCTTVMEELFKMHRPAIHDAVHQVLQKLDQNEKERITHGMTKLSVTETSEPVRAAAANICDSVRTGPPPVQEIAGSWPGNQGDNAAVDGPSPGWATNLCDADQARQAADPEMKSSSVEPTQPAHSTSNGKAKNQPLLPLCQRQFSSPGILNIHCSSVTGLQFGNNNKMHINLPGSSERKRHPTAPSTVSSSQHRTSTANP, encoded by the exons ATGGAGCTGCAAAACACACCTGCTTTGAAAGTGGTTAAAGACACTGATCTAGAGGGCTGGGAGGTGATCGGATCCGGAGGATTCGGACAGATCTACAAAGCCAAACACCGGCAGTGGTGCTTCGATGTGGCCATTAAGCTGCTTCATTACGACGACGG CAAAAGCCAGGATCTGCTGCGTGAACTGGACATGATGCATCAAGGATCCAACCGCCACGTCCTACAAGTCATTGGGATTTTTAAGGGTAAATCGCCTTCCTCAGGGTCGTCAATTCAGCTGGGGTTGGTCATGGATTTCATGGAGCGAGGATCATTGGCTAACCTCCAG CAAACTTTACAAGGACCCCCGCCCTGGCCACTGGCTTTCAGACTGACTCACCAGATAGCTCTGGGTATCAACTTCCTCCACAGTCTCTCCCCTCCTGTGCTGCACTTGGACCTGAAGCCCAGTAATGTGCTGCTGGACTCGGATTTAAACGCCAAG CTTACAGATTTTGGCCTCGCCAGGTTTTCCAGCAGCATCACTCGATCTTCCAAGAGGGACAGCGAAGATCCAGGCGGGACCATGAGATACATGCCTCCAGAGGCGTTTGACACTTCATACAATCCCACACGGGCCTCTGACATCTACAG CTTCGGTATACTGCTGTGGTCCATTGCAACAGGAAAAAAACCATATCCAA ATGCCATGTCCGCCATAGTGCCTATCCGCATCCCCAGGGGAGACCGTCCTTCTCTGGATGACATCAGGTGTACGGATGCCAGAGTGGCGGGACTGACGAGACTCATCGATCTCATGCAGGATTGTTGGCGCTCAAATCCCAAACAAAGGCCTTCCTCCCACA AATGCACAACTGTGATGGAAGAACTATTCAAGATGCACAGACCCGCAATTCACGATGCCGTCCACCAAGTCCTGCAGAAACTG gaccaaaatgaaaaagaaaggattacacatgggatgacaaAGCTTTCCGTTACTGAGACTTCAG aaccggtcagagctgcagcagcaaacatTTGTGACAGTGTGCGGACAGGACCGCCGCCGGTTCAG GAAATAGCCGGTTCTTGGCCAGGAAATCAAGGAGACAACGCAGCAGTCGACG gtcCATCACCTGGTTGGGCTACAAATCTGTGTGATGCTGATCAGGCCCGCCAAGCAGCAGACCCTGAAATGAAGTCGTCCTCCGTGGAACCCACTCAACCTGCTCATTCGACGTCCAACGGCAAAGCAAAAAATCAGCCTCTGTTACCTCTGTGTCAG CGTCAGTTTTCCAGCCCTGGCATTTTAAACATTCACTGCTCCAGTGTGACTGGACTGCAGtttggaaacaacaacaaaatgcacATCAACCTCCCTGGCTCCTCCGAGAGAAAGAGGCACCCGACGGCGCCATCTACTGTTAGCTCCTCACAACACCGCACAAGTACAGCTAATCCATAG
- the si:dkeyp-74b6.2 gene encoding cerebellin-1 — MAFPFFNPAPSSVPQLIVLVGLLLIGQWRPSGVSCQNDTEPIVLEGKCLVVCDSTPSAEPSGNALGMSVRSGTGRVAFSAIRNTNHEPSEMSNRTMTIYFDQILVNVGSHFDPATSIFVAPRKGVYSFSFHVVKVYNRQTIQVSLVLNGWPVISAFAGDQDVTREAATNAGLVLMERGDKAYLKLERGNLMGGWKYSTFSGFLVFPL; from the exons ATGGCGTTTCCGTTTTTTAACCCTGCACCTTCCTCGGTTCCCCAATTAATCGTTCTTGTCGGACTGCTCCTTATTGGCCAGTGGAGGCCGTCGGGGGTCAGCTGCCAGAATGACACTGAGCCGATCGTGTTGGAGGGAAAGTGTCTGGTTGTGTGCGACTCCACCCCATCGGCGGAGCCGTCGGGCAACGCTCTGGGCATGTCGGTGAGGTCAGGAACGGGTCGGGTGGCGTTTTCAGCCATACGCAACACCAACCATGAGCCATCCGAGATGAGCAACCGCACCATGACTATCTACTTTGATCAG ATTTTAGTGAAcgttggcagccattttgaccCGGCAACTAGCATCTTCGTAGCACCCAGAAAAGGAGTCTACAGCTTCAGCTTTCATGTTGTTAAAGTTTACAACCGGCAGACGATACAA GTAAGCTTGGTTCTCAACGGCTGGCCGGTGATCTCGGCCTTTGCAGGTGACCAGGATGTGACACGGGAAGCGGCCACCAATGCAGGGCTGGTGTTAATGGAGCGAGGGGACAAAGCTTACCTTAAACTGGAGAGGGGAAACCTGATGGGTGGGTGGAAGTACTCCACCTTCTCTGGCTTTCTGGTCTTCCCGTTGTAG
- the LOC122819913 gene encoding E3 ubiquitin-protein ligase TRIM39-like: MAYALSEEQVLCVICMDSFTDPVSIPCGHNFCLECINGFWDSSHKAECPLCKESFQTRPDLRVNIVLKDITEQFKRSMRRKQASGPQPAPRKNSTRRSLKADNITCDICSGDKQTAVKSCLVCQASYCEMHLVPHLRDPVMTKHRLTDPATFSTSHLCRTHNKPLEMFCKKEQTPVCASCTERDHKHHEVVPMEKESKRVKAQLKVVQAEIQEMIETRLKKTEEIKNSMELSRIEKEKEIQTSVHIANLAINAIERNQALLIEELEEKHEAAKRRAEDLLEELDQELGELQRRRSELQYLENTKDPLHLLQSFPCLSSTPSSTNWSEVSVDPDIYIRRVRTAFSKLVDLCQELEKNLCAEEVTKMVKFAVDVTLDPATAASWLLLSPDGKKVSLSSQQRKHALPNDSRRFDSCVAVLGKQRFTSGRRYWVVKVGDKTDWDLGVAKESINRKGSITVRPDNGYWAICRRKGESLRACAGPSVILNLHEMPTKVGIFLDYAEGSVSFYNADTKTHIYTYKGCCFTEPMYPYFNPCLHDNGRNTAPLIICPVETGLIVETTVN, translated from the exons ATGGCGTACGCTTTGTCTGAGGAGCAGGTTTTGTGCGTCATTTGCATGGACAGCTTCACCGATCCGGTGTCCATCCCATGTGGCCACAACTTCTGCCTTGAATGCATAAATGGCTTCTGGGACTCGAGCCACAAGGCTGAATGTCCGCTGTGCAAAGAGAGCTTCCAGACCCGCCCAGACCTCAGGGTGAACATCGTCTTAAAAGACATCACCGAACAATTCAAAAG GTCTATGAGGAGAAAACAAGCAAGCGGGCCGCAGCCGGCGCCGAGGAAAAACTCCACCAGACGGTCCTTAAAAGCCGACAACATAACTTGCGACATCTGCAGCGGAGACAAGCAGACGGCGGTGAAGTCTTGCCTGGTCTGTCAGGCGTCTTATTGCGAAATGCACCTGGTGCCTCACCTGAGGGACCCGGTGATGACGAAGCACAGGCTGACGGATCCGGCCACCTTCAGCACGAGTCACCTCTGCAGAACCCACAACAAGCCGCTGGAGATGTTCTGCAAGAAGGAGCAGACCCCCGTCTGTGCGAGCTGCACCGAGAGGGACCACAAGCACCACGAAGTTGTTCCTATGGAGAAAGAGAGCAAGCGGGTCAAG GCACAGCTGAAGGTGGTTCAAGCAGAAATTCAAGAGATGATCGAGACCAGACTGAAAAAGACCGAGGAGATCAAGAACTCCATGGAGCTGAGCAGG AtagagaaggaaaaggagatACAAACCAGTGTTCACATAGCCAACCTGGCAATAAACGCCATCGAGAGAAACCAGGCTCTGCTCATCgaggagctggaagaaaagCACGAAGCAGCGAAACGGAGAGCAGAGGAtctcctggaggagctggaccaGGAGCTCGGCGAGCTGCAGAGGAGGCGCAGCGAGCTGCAGTACCTGGAGAACACCAAGGATCCACTACATCTGCTGCAG AGCTTCCCCTGTCTGAGCTCTACGCCATCGTCAACGAACTGGTCAGAGGTCAGCGTTGACCCCGACATCTACATAAGACGCGTGAGGACGGCCTTCTCCAAGCTGGTGGACCTCTGCCAAGAACTTGAAAAGAACCTTTGTGCGGAAG AAGTCACCAAGATGGTCAAATTTGCAG TGGATGTGACTCTGGACCCTGCAACTGCTGCCAGCTGGCTGCTTCTGTCCCCGGATGGTAAAAAG GTGAGCCTGAGCTCCCAACAAAGAAAGCACGCGCTCCCTAATGACtctcgcaggttcgattcctgtgTTGCCGTTCTGGGGAAACAGAGATTCACCTCTGGGAGACGATACTGGGTGGTCAAG GTAGGGGATAAAACAGACTGGGATCTTGGTGTGGCCAAGGAGTCCATTAACAGGAAGGGCTCCATAACCGTCCGTCCAGACAACGGTTACTGGGCCATCTGCAGGCGGAAGGGGGAGAGTCTCCGGGCCTGCGCCGGACCCTCCGTCATCCTCAACCTCCACGAAATGCCTACGAAAGTGGGAATTTTCCTGGACTACGCAGAAGGATCAGTGTCATTCTACAACGCAGACACAAAGACTCACATCTACACTTACAAAGGATGTTGTTTCACTGAGCCCATGTACCCATACTTTAACCCGTGCCTTCACGACAATGGGAGGAACACAGCACCACTGATTATCTGCCCAGTGGAAACGGGGCTTATTGTAGAGACTACAGTGAACTGA